ACTTCTCTAAAAATTATTCACTAGGAATATCTACTATCTCTTCATTATCAATTTTTATTATTTTATTGTCCATTTTAAATTCCTTGAGAATTCTTTCTGCTTTTCTAATATCATCATTGGCATCAATATCAATGCTCTCATCACTAGACATTTCAAATAATGATATTTTTTCTTCAAATAAACATCTTGAATGCAAAAAATTACTAATTTTACAGATATATATAGCTCCATTAGGGAGATATGCTTTTGCAAGCTGCTGTCTTGGCTTAACTAAATCTTCGTAAGAAGTGAGAGGAAAAATACTTACATTACACAGAATGGGCATAGAATTAAGAATAAATCAAAAAAAAAAAATGTATAATTAACAATCTTAAGTACAATCTTTAAAGGAAAAGAGATGAAAGTTCTAGTTTTAGCAGGTGGTCTTGGAACAAGACTTTCAGAAGAAACAGGTTTAAAACCAAAACCTATGGTGGAAATAGGTGGAAAGCCTATTCTATGGCATATAATGAAGATATATAGTTATTATGGATTTAATGAATTTATTATTTTAACAGGATATAAAGGTCATGTTATAAAAGATTATTTTATAAATTATTATACGCAATATAGCGATATAACAGTAGATATGCTAGATAATTCTGTTCAAATTCATAATACTAGACATGAGCCATGGAAAGTAACTATGCTTTATACTGGACAAGACTCTATGACAGGTGGTAGAATCTTGCATGCTAAAGATTATGTAAGCGATGAGACTTTTATGCTGACTTATGGAGATGGTGTTAGCGATGTAAATATTAATGATTTACTAAGTTTTCATAAAAGCCATGACAAAGCTATCACAATGACTTCTGTTCTTCCTGAGGGAAAATTTGGCGCATTAGATATTGATAGTTCAACAAATCGTATAAAAAGTTTCACAGAGAAGCCAAAGGGTGATGCTAATTTAAATAATGCTGGCTGGATAAATGGTGGTTTTTTTGTATGCGAACCAAAAGTATTTGATTATATCAAAGAGGGCGATATGACAGTTTTTGAACAAGCGCCATTGAGAAATTTAGCACAAGATGGTGAACTTTATAGTTATCAACATCATGGTTTTTGGAAATGTATGGATACTTTAAAAGATAAAAATGATTTAAATAAAATGTGGCTGGGCAATAAAGCACCATGGGCATTATGGCAAAATCAATAAAAAGGGGTTGCAGTTAATGAATAATATGGGTTGCAAGAATTTAAAACAAGATATCTTAAGCAAAGTGAAAGAGTACTATAGTTTGTGTCACAAAGATGAACAGATTCAGTTTATAGAAGGAAAAACTAAAATAAATTATGCTGGTCGGATTTTTAATGAAAAAGAATTGGAGTATTTAATTGATAGCTCACTGGATTTTTGGCTTACCTATGGAAAGTATTCTGAAAAATTTGAAAAAGAATTAGCTAAATTTTTGGGGGTTAGGTGGGCTTTTTTGGTCAATTCTGGCTCATCTGCAAATTTATTGGCTTTTTATGCTTTAACCTCGCCATTATTAAAGGAAAGACAAATTAAAAGAGGTGATGAGATTATAACTGTAGCTGCAGGATTTCCAACCACAGTAGCACCTATTGTTCAGTACGGAGCCATTCCTGTATTTGTTGATATGGAATTAAAATATGCTAATATTGATGTTTCTCAGCTCGATTTAGCTTTAAGCTCTAAAACAAAGGCTGTTATGATTGCACATACCTTAGGGAACCCTTTTAATATTAAAGTTATTAGGGAATTTTGTAATAAGAATAATCTTTGGTTAATTGAAGATAATTGTGATGCATTGGGCTCAAAGTATGATGGTAAATATACTGGCACTTGGGGCGATATAGGAACAAGTTCTTTCTATCCTCCTCATCATATAACCATGGGCGAGGGCGGTGCAGTTTATACTAGTAATTTAATATTAAAAAAAATTATTCTTTCAATGCGCGATTGGGGAAGGGATTGTTGGTGCAAGAGTGGTGTAGATAATACTTGTGGTTGTCGTTTTACTCAACAATTTGGAAGTTTGCCAGAAGGGTATGATCATAAATATGTGTATTCTCATTTTGGTTTTAATTTAAAGGTTACAGATATGCAAGCGGCTGTTGGGTGTGCACAGTTAGAAAAACTACCAAGTTTTATAGAAAAGAGGAGGAATAACTACAGGAAATTATATAAAGAATTAAGGACAATAGAGCAATTGGAGTTAGTAGAAGAACAACCTAGTTCAGAGCCCAGTTGGTTTGGTTTTATGATGACTGTAAAAGATGATGCCAAATTTGAACGCAATGATATTGTAGCTTTTTTAGAGAAAAATAATATTCAGACTAGAAGTTTGTTTGCGGGTAATATGATTAGGCATCCTGCATTTAGTTCTTTGAAGATGGGAAGAGATTATAAAATAGTGGGAGAATTAAAAGTTACCGATAAAATTATGACAAATAGTTTTTGGATTGGAGTATATCCAGGAATGGATGATGAAAAAATTAATTATATGATTTCAAAAATTAAAGAGTTTTGTATGAGGTAGTTATTCGGATGTGCTTTAATATTTACAAAAATAAAAAAATTTTTATCACTGGACACACTGGGTTTAAAGGTTCTTGGCTTAGTTTGTGGTTAAATTTATTGGGTGCAAAAATTTATGGTTATTCATTGATGCCAAATACCAATCCAAATCATTTTAAAATAATAAATTTGCAAGACAAATTAGCACAAAATTACTTTGCTGATATTAATGATCTAAAAAAGCTTGAAGATGCAATGGTGGAAAGTGATCCGGAAATTATTTTTCATCTTGCAGCCCAACCGCTAGTTAGA
This portion of the Helicobacter canadensis MIT 98-5491 genome encodes:
- the rfbF gene encoding glucose-1-phosphate cytidylyltransferase, with amino-acid sequence MKVLVLAGGLGTRLSEETGLKPKPMVEIGGKPILWHIMKIYSYYGFNEFIILTGYKGHVIKDYFINYYTQYSDITVDMLDNSVQIHNTRHEPWKVTMLYTGQDSMTGGRILHAKDYVSDETFMLTYGDGVSDVNINDLLSFHKSHDKAITMTSVLPEGKFGALDIDSSTNRIKSFTEKPKGDANLNNAGWINGGFFVCEPKVFDYIKEGDMTVFEQAPLRNLAQDGELYSYQHHGFWKCMDTLKDKNDLNKMWLGNKAPWALWQNQ
- the rfbH gene encoding lipopolysaccharide biosynthesis protein RfbH, whose translation is MGCKNLKQDILSKVKEYYSLCHKDEQIQFIEGKTKINYAGRIFNEKELEYLIDSSLDFWLTYGKYSEKFEKELAKFLGVRWAFLVNSGSSANLLAFYALTSPLLKERQIKRGDEIITVAAGFPTTVAPIVQYGAIPVFVDMELKYANIDVSQLDLALSSKTKAVMIAHTLGNPFNIKVIREFCNKNNLWLIEDNCDALGSKYDGKYTGTWGDIGTSSFYPPHHITMGEGGAVYTSNLILKKIILSMRDWGRDCWCKSGVDNTCGCRFTQQFGSLPEGYDHKYVYSHFGFNLKVTDMQAAVGCAQLEKLPSFIEKRRNNYRKLYKELRTIEQLELVEEQPSSEPSWFGFMMTVKDDAKFERNDIVAFLEKNNIQTRSLFAGNMIRHPAFSSLKMGRDYKIVGELKVTDKIMTNSFWIGVYPGMDDEKINYMISKIKEFCMR